A portion of the Candidatus Nitrosotenuis aquarius genome contains these proteins:
- a CDS encoding M20/M25/M40 family metallo-hydrolase produces MDSSFTITPRFSIKMLEKALRLYTPSLAEKPMAEFLADKCDDLGFDNIKIDEVGNLIATIGSGSPRVLLCGHMDTVPGKVKVRKEGDFLYGRGASDAKAPLMAMLLAASTVHKNNGTIIFVGAVDEEGNATGIKNLAKQKLDIDYAVFGEPSGITNVTIAYKGRIAINLRINVGDSAHASAPWLARNAIEESMKFTTELKKALEENQEGQSKGMMLTATITEIKGGDSHNVTPKECNTIMDIRIPVTLNCKAVGEKIATKVAELSSKQQVEALYSVIDETEPFEAPMNSPLVRAFTLGVMDVERKRPALIRKTGTGDMNIIGTLWNIPVVTYGPGDPHASHTIDERVSMNEYLRGIEVIRNTLHHLKRLHDAKTEK; encoded by the coding sequence ATGGACTCGTCATTTACAATAACCCCAAGGTTCTCTATTAAAATGCTAGAGAAAGCGCTGCGTCTGTACACGCCGTCACTAGCTGAAAAGCCAATGGCAGAATTTCTGGCAGACAAGTGCGACGATCTGGGATTTGACAACATCAAAATCGACGAAGTGGGAAACCTAATTGCAACTATAGGCTCTGGTTCTCCTCGAGTCTTGCTTTGCGGCCACATGGACACAGTGCCGGGCAAAGTAAAGGTCCGAAAGGAAGGCGACTTTCTATACGGCAGGGGAGCATCCGATGCCAAGGCGCCACTGATGGCAATGTTACTTGCAGCATCCACTGTCCACAAAAATAATGGCACCATAATTTTTGTTGGAGCAGTAGACGAGGAAGGAAATGCAACAGGAATCAAAAACCTGGCAAAGCAAAAGCTCGACATCGACTATGCCGTCTTTGGCGAGCCATCAGGAATTACAAATGTCACAATAGCTTACAAGGGAAGAATTGCAATCAATCTCAGAATCAACGTGGGTGATTCGGCACACGCATCCGCCCCATGGCTTGCAAGAAACGCAATCGAAGAATCCATGAAGTTCACCACAGAGCTCAAAAAAGCACTGGAGGAAAACCAGGAAGGCCAATCAAAAGGAATGATGCTGACTGCAACCATTACTGAAATCAAGGGAGGTGACAGCCACAACGTCACCCCAAAGGAATGCAACACCATAATGGACATTAGGATCCCAGTAACGCTCAACTGCAAGGCAGTGGGAGAAAAAATTGCAACCAAGGTAGCAGAGCTGTCATCAAAGCAGCAAGTAGAAGCACTATACTCTGTAATAGACGAAACCGAGCCGTTTGAGGCGCCAATGAACTCACCCCTGGTTCGAGCATTCACACTTGGAGTAATGGACGTAGAGCGCAAGCGTCCAGCACTGATTAGAAAAACAGGGACAGGCGACATGAACATTATTGGCACACTGTGGAACATTCCTGTTGTAACATATGGCCCAGGAGATCCGCACGCATCTCACACAATAGATGAGCGAGTATCCATGAATGAATACCTCCGTGGCATCGAAGTAATCCGAAACACTCTGCATCACCTAAAACGACTGCACGACGCAAAGACCGAAAAGTAA
- the lysX gene encoding lysine biosynthesis protein LysX, whose protein sequence is MSHPITILYDTVRPEEKALTEAAEKLGIKIEMVDCKNLVLDIDKKSQYNTVLQRCVSYYRNLHATAALEGMGANVINNLYCGVYAGNKLFTHTLLRNAGIETPYVSVAFSKDSALDALDRIGYPKVIKPTVGSWGRMVQRLNNREAAEGIIEEREKMYPIYQIHYLEEFVQRPPRDIRAIVIGDEVVGAIYRNSTTENWKTNTHLGGTAEVCEITPELEEVCIKAKDCVKGQIVGIDLMESKERGLVIHEINNTTEYRNVARVTGVNIAAKILEYAVKSGN, encoded by the coding sequence GTGAGCCACCCGATAACGATTCTCTACGATACTGTTCGACCAGAAGAAAAAGCCCTCACCGAGGCGGCCGAAAAACTTGGCATCAAAATCGAAATGGTAGACTGTAAGAATCTCGTGCTAGACATTGACAAAAAATCCCAATACAATACAGTACTTCAAAGATGCGTCAGCTATTACAGGAATCTGCACGCAACTGCGGCACTGGAGGGGATGGGCGCAAATGTAATTAACAATTTGTACTGCGGAGTCTATGCCGGCAACAAATTATTCACACATACCTTGCTAAGAAACGCAGGAATTGAAACGCCATATGTGAGTGTGGCATTTTCCAAGGATTCTGCACTAGATGCACTGGATAGGATTGGCTATCCAAAGGTGATCAAGCCAACCGTAGGCAGTTGGGGCAGAATGGTCCAGAGGCTCAACAACCGAGAGGCAGCCGAAGGAATCATAGAAGAGCGGGAAAAAATGTACCCAATTTACCAGATTCATTATTTAGAAGAATTTGTGCAAAGGCCACCACGCGACATTAGAGCCATAGTAATTGGAGACGAGGTGGTAGGCGCCATATATCGCAATTCCACCACAGAAAACTGGAAGACAAACACCCACCTAGGAGGCACTGCCGAAGTATGCGAGATAACCCCAGAACTAGAAGAAGTCTGCATCAAGGCAAAGGACTGCGTCAAGGGTCAGATAGTTGGAATTGACCTCATGGAGAGCAAAGAGCGCGGCCTAGTAATTCACGAAATAAACAACACTACCGAATACAGAAACGTTGCCCGGGTCACCGGCGTCAACATTGCCGCAAAGATTTTAGAATACGCAGTAAAATCAGGAAATTAA
- the lysW/argW gene encoding alpha-aminoadipate/glutamate carrier protein LysW, whose translation MAKCAECDSDISIPSDAVEGELVTCPDCGASFEITKASGGFGLKPAQSVGEDWGQ comes from the coding sequence ATGGCAAAATGTGCTGAATGTGATTCGGATATTTCAATTCCAAGTGATGCCGTAGAAGGCGAACTGGTAACTTGCCCAGATTGTGGTGCAAGTTTTGAGATAACCAAGGCCTCAGGCGGATTTGGGCTAAAGCCAGCTCAAAGCGTCGGAGAGGACTGGGGCCAGTGA
- a CDS encoding LeuA family protein — protein sequence MSDPNYYAHLHNEYDKKPRKIHVLDSTLREGEQHPGVTFTNKQRIQIAWMLDYFGVDQIEISPVVSEDHFEATKTIIKQGLKADIVAHVRALKEDVDVALKCDPKWTATYLGISDIHMKDKLRITREEALRRAVETVEYAKSHGLKMRFTVEDGSRADPEFLLKVCKAIEEAGVDRISLPDTVGIMRPKGMFNFVKMVKEKIKVPLDVHCHNDIGLAVANAFAGIDAGADQIHTTIDGIGERTGIPSLAEVAVAMTYLYRSPNDFRLDMLTDLSRLIEEYTGIPPYDSKPIVGPTAYKHKAGTHLAAILRNPAAYEPIPPRVVGNRRRIVFGELAGKSGSAYLMSLLGLPKDDNQAKAVAAGLKNLRMGDLLEIPLDNKLERKIINDAKDSKD from the coding sequence ATGAGCGACCCAAACTATTACGCGCACCTGCACAACGAATACGACAAAAAGCCGAGAAAAATCCACGTACTGGACAGTACGCTTCGAGAGGGCGAACAGCACCCAGGTGTGACATTTACCAACAAGCAGAGAATCCAAATTGCATGGATGCTTGATTATTTTGGCGTAGACCAAATTGAGATTTCACCAGTAGTATCTGAGGATCATTTCGAAGCGACAAAGACAATCATCAAGCAAGGCCTCAAGGCAGACATTGTAGCGCATGTTCGCGCACTAAAGGAAGACGTAGACGTTGCACTAAAGTGTGATCCAAAGTGGACTGCAACCTATCTTGGAATATCTGATATTCACATGAAGGACAAGCTGAGAATCACCCGAGAGGAAGCATTGCGCAGGGCAGTAGAGACAGTAGAATATGCAAAATCACATGGCCTAAAAATGAGATTCACTGTAGAGGATGGTTCCCGTGCAGATCCGGAATTTCTGCTCAAAGTATGCAAGGCAATCGAGGAAGCAGGCGTTGACAGAATTAGTCTGCCAGACACTGTAGGAATAATGAGGCCAAAGGGCATGTTTAACTTTGTAAAAATGGTCAAAGAAAAAATCAAGGTCCCACTTGATGTGCACTGCCATAATGATATCGGCCTAGCCGTTGCAAACGCATTTGCAGGAATTGATGCAGGGGCAGACCAAATCCACACCACAATAGACGGAATTGGCGAGAGAACGGGCATACCGTCTTTGGCAGAAGTAGCAGTTGCAATGACGTATCTGTACAGGTCTCCAAATGATTTCAGACTAGACATGCTAACTGACCTATCAAGACTAATCGAAGAATACACCGGCATTCCACCATATGACTCCAAGCCAATTGTGGGCCCAACAGCATACAAGCACAAGGCAGGAACCCACCTGGCAGCCATTCTAAGAAACCCGGCAGCTTACGAGCCAATTCCGCCAAGAGTAGTAGGCAACAGGCGAAGAATCGTCTTTGGGGAGCTAGCCGGCAAAAGCGGCTCGGCATACCTAATGTCGTTACTTGGACTGCCAAAGGACGACAACCAGGCAAAGGCAGTAGCTGCAGGTCTTAAAAACCTCAGAATGGGCGACCTGCTGGAAATCCCACTTGACAACAAACTTGAAAGAAAGATAATTAATGACGCAAAGGACAGCAAGGATTAA
- the lysM gene encoding HTH-type transcriptional regulator LysM, protein MYKDKVDDEILKILKDDSRESFVDIGKKLKLSESAVRRRVKNLTDNQIIKKFTIEIGEQNSTKAIVLISVESSMDTSKVSARLTKLDGVKTVYEITGQYDIAVIISSPNITEINLAIDSLRKVPGVSDTNTVIILREVT, encoded by the coding sequence ATGTACAAGGATAAAGTAGACGACGAAATTCTAAAAATCCTAAAGGACGACTCCAGGGAATCATTTGTTGATATCGGCAAGAAACTCAAGCTCTCAGAGTCCGCAGTTAGACGTCGAGTCAAAAATCTCACCGACAACCAGATAATCAAAAAATTCACAATAGAAATCGGCGAGCAAAATTCTACCAAGGCAATCGTACTCATATCAGTGGAATCATCAATGGACACATCAAAGGTGTCTGCAAGACTCACCAAATTAGACGGAGTAAAGACAGTGTACGAAATCACTGGACAGTACGACATTGCAGTGATAATTTCATCTCCAAATATCACAGAGATTAATTTGGCAATTGACTCACTACGCAAAGTGCCAGGCGTATCAGACACAAACACCGTAATAATACTGCGCGAAGTAACGTAA
- a CDS encoding aspartate aminotransferase family protein: MTEDNYLGNMYQRFPVTIERGEGAKLYDINGKEYIDCMGGYGVALVGHRNPRVVAALKAQLDKIITVHTSLYNKTREEFLDNLMRIAPKGLTQVHMGNSGTEAVEAAIKFARKFTGKSGMVAMNGSYHGKSLGSLSVTFNPKYRKSFMPLVEKVAFSPFGDIETLRTKIDFDTAFVIMEPIQGESGINVAPDGFLQDVRKLCDERGILLIFDEIQAGLGRTGKMWASDHWNTIPDIMCLAKGIAGGVPMSATLTRPDILAAMSKGEHSSTFGGNPLSCAAGIATIQALTQDGLVDNAAKMGKIFMEGLEKLKQKHPIIRDVRGKGMMIGVEMKFEVKDILLDGIQEGVLLLYSGRNILRFLPPLVMSEAEITKVLEVLDRLFTKESERRKNVQG, encoded by the coding sequence ATGACTGAAGACAATTATCTTGGAAATATGTACCAGCGCTTCCCAGTTACTATAGAGCGCGGCGAAGGTGCAAAACTCTACGACATCAACGGCAAAGAATACATCGACTGCATGGGCGGATATGGCGTTGCACTGGTAGGCCACAGAAACCCACGGGTAGTGGCCGCACTCAAGGCACAATTAGACAAAATAATCACGGTCCACACATCATTATACAACAAGACCAGAGAAGAATTCCTTGACAATTTAATGAGAATTGCGCCAAAGGGACTAACACAGGTGCACATGGGTAATAGTGGCACAGAGGCAGTAGAGGCCGCAATAAAATTTGCAAGAAAGTTCACCGGCAAATCAGGAATGGTTGCAATGAACGGATCATATCACGGAAAGTCACTTGGATCACTGTCTGTAACATTTAATCCAAAATACAGAAAATCATTCATGCCGCTGGTAGAAAAAGTGGCGTTCTCACCATTTGGCGACATTGAAACACTGCGAACCAAAATTGATTTCGATACCGCATTTGTGATAATGGAGCCAATCCAGGGAGAAAGCGGAATCAATGTAGCCCCAGACGGATTCCTCCAAGATGTTCGAAAGCTGTGCGATGAGCGCGGAATCCTGCTAATCTTTGACGAAATCCAAGCTGGACTTGGCAGAACTGGCAAGATGTGGGCGTCGGACCACTGGAATACGATCCCAGATATCATGTGCTTGGCAAAAGGAATTGCAGGCGGCGTTCCAATGAGTGCAACGCTGACTAGGCCAGATATATTGGCAGCAATGAGCAAGGGCGAGCATTCCTCCACATTTGGCGGAAACCCATTATCATGCGCAGCTGGAATTGCAACAATCCAGGCATTAACCCAAGACGGACTAGTCGACAATGCAGCCAAGATGGGCAAAATATTCATGGAAGGCCTAGAAAAGCTAAAACAAAAACACCCAATCATCCGAGATGTCCGAGGTAAAGGCATGATGATTGGAGTGGAGATGAAATTCGAAGTAAAGGACATACTATTAGACGGCATACAAGAGGGAGTCTTGCTGTTGTATTCAGGCAGAAACATACTCCGATTCCTACCACCTCTAGTAATGAGTGAGGCAGAAATAACAAAAGTATTAGAAGTACTAGATAGGTTATTTACCAAGGAATCGGAGAGAAGAAAGAATGTACAAGGATAA
- a CDS encoding [LysW]-aminoadipate/[LysW]-glutamate kinase: MITIKIGGSVVENLHPSTISDIKKVAEQEGVILVHGGGKEVTRTCELLGKEPKFVVSPGGIKSRYTDKETAEIFTMVMSGKINKSIVQMLQKHGINAIGLSGIDGQIFVAERKEKLVIINDKGRKQIIDGGYTGKVTKVNADLLKLLLEKGYTPVISPIAVSKEFDMLNIDGDRAAANVAGAIQSDKILFITNVDGLLMNDKLVEKMTNAEAKEIRPKVGFGMEKKILAATEALDMGVKEALIGNGQRENPISSAISHTKCTVITK; encoded by the coding sequence ATGATTACAATCAAAATCGGCGGAAGCGTCGTAGAAAATCTTCATCCAAGTACCATATCTGACATCAAAAAGGTTGCAGAGCAAGAAGGAGTCATTTTGGTACACGGTGGAGGAAAAGAGGTAACCAGGACATGCGAATTGCTTGGAAAAGAGCCCAAGTTCGTAGTGTCCCCCGGCGGAATCAAATCAAGATACACCGACAAGGAAACTGCAGAAATATTCACCATGGTAATGTCTGGCAAAATCAACAAATCCATTGTACAAATGCTGCAAAAGCACGGAATCAATGCTATAGGACTGTCAGGAATTGACGGCCAGATCTTTGTTGCAGAGCGAAAGGAAAAGCTAGTAATCATAAACGACAAGGGCAGAAAGCAGATCATCGACGGCGGCTATACTGGTAAAGTAACCAAGGTAAACGCAGACCTGCTCAAATTATTATTAGAAAAAGGCTACACGCCGGTAATCTCCCCAATTGCCGTATCCAAGGAATTCGACATGCTAAATATCGACGGAGACCGCGCAGCTGCAAACGTTGCAGGCGCAATCCAGAGCGACAAGATTCTCTTTATCACAAATGTCGACGGCCTGCTAATGAACGACAAGCTAGTGGAAAAGATGACAAATGCAGAAGCCAAAGAGATTAGGCCAAAGGTGGGCTTTGGCATGGAGAAAAAAATCCTGGCTGCAACAGAGGCACTAGACATGGGAGTAAAAGAGGCACTAATCGGCAACGGCCAGCGAGAAAACCCAATCTCATCTGCCATATCCCACACAAAATGCACGGTGATCACAAAATGA
- the argC gene encoding N-acetyl-gamma-glutamyl-phosphate reductase, with amino-acid sequence MRVGVVGASGYVGGEMLRLLVTHPKVEITQVTSRQYVGEYLHRVQPALKGFTELTFSELDYDRMSDKCDLVFTAVPHGTATEIVKALYDRGLKVVDLSADYRLHNKEAYVKWYGWEHPHPEYLAKSVFGVPELHREKIRNAQLVSCPGCMAVTSMLAIAPLVKNNIIDTEHIVVDSKIGSSGAGAGSVAGTHHAMRSGVIRPYKPAKHRHTGEIEQELSEIAGKPIKVSMSPHAVDIVRGILCTNHTFLTKEVSEIDLWKMYREMYKNERFIRLIRDKKGLYKFPDPKFVVGSNFCDIGFDIDEDNHRLVALSASDNLMKGAAGSAIQNMNIMAGFDEMDGLRYSPLTPV; translated from the coding sequence TTGCGAGTAGGTGTAGTCGGAGCATCAGGTTATGTCGGAGGAGAAATGCTACGATTACTAGTCACACATCCCAAAGTAGAGATCACCCAAGTTACATCACGTCAATATGTTGGAGAATACCTACATCGAGTCCAGCCGGCACTCAAAGGATTTACCGAGCTGACATTTTCAGAGCTAGACTATGACAGAATGTCAGACAAGTGCGACCTAGTGTTTACTGCAGTCCCACACGGAACAGCAACAGAAATTGTCAAGGCCTTGTACGACAGAGGTCTCAAGGTCGTGGATTTGTCAGCAGATTATCGTTTACACAATAAAGAAGCATACGTAAAATGGTATGGATGGGAGCACCCACACCCAGAGTATCTAGCAAAATCAGTCTTTGGCGTGCCAGAACTGCACCGAGAAAAGATCAGAAATGCACAACTAGTGTCATGCCCAGGCTGCATGGCAGTAACATCAATGTTAGCTATAGCACCACTTGTCAAAAACAACATTATCGACACTGAGCATATTGTAGTAGATTCTAAAATCGGCTCTTCAGGTGCGGGAGCAGGCAGTGTTGCAGGAACACACCACGCAATGCGTTCAGGTGTAATTCGACCATACAAGCCAGCAAAGCACAGACACACAGGCGAAATAGAGCAAGAATTATCAGAGATCGCAGGAAAGCCAATCAAAGTATCAATGAGCCCACACGCAGTGGATATTGTTCGAGGAATATTATGTACAAACCACACATTTCTCACAAAGGAGGTCAGTGAAATTGATCTCTGGAAAATGTACCGTGAAATGTACAAAAACGAGCGATTCATCAGACTAATCCGAGACAAGAAAGGCCTCTACAAGTTCCCAGATCCAAAGTTTGTGGTAGGCTCTAATTTCTGCGACATTGGATTTGATATCGATGAGGACAACCACCGACTAGTCGCATTATCTGCATCAGACAACCTAATGAAGGGCGCAGCAGGCTCTGCCATACAAAACATGAACATTATGGCAGGCTTTGATGAAATGGACGGACTAAGATATTCGCCACTAACCCCAGTTTAA
- the lysX gene encoding lysine biosynthesis protein LysX — protein sequence MSRVCIVFDRIRLEEKMLQDASSALGHDTIMLDAKITQLSTESKRADVDFGDVVLERCVSYFRGLHFTSCLEFLDVPVINSHKVADNCGNKMVTSLLLKKAGVPTPKTYFAFSSEEAMNLINKVGYPIVIKPVIGSWGRGVMPLRDKDTTEAIIEMRDIEDGSHDRIYYLQEMIDRPPRDIRAITVGDQVVAAMYRKSQGDFKTNIALGGDPELCEITPEVEDICLKASKAVGGGILGIDLMEDKTRGLVCHEVNNTVEFKGLARVAKKNIPQEMVKFAVSQIRK from the coding sequence GAAGATGCTCCAAGATGCATCAAGCGCCCTTGGGCACGATACAATAATGCTGGATGCAAAAATTACGCAGCTAAGCACAGAAAGCAAGCGAGCTGATGTTGACTTTGGCGACGTAGTCCTAGAAAGATGTGTAAGCTATTTTCGAGGCTTGCACTTTACCTCTTGTTTAGAATTTTTGGATGTCCCGGTTATCAATTCCCACAAGGTAGCTGATAACTGCGGAAACAAAATGGTCACATCATTATTGCTAAAAAAAGCAGGCGTTCCAACACCAAAGACATACTTTGCATTTTCATCAGAAGAGGCAATGAATCTGATAAACAAAGTCGGCTATCCAATTGTGATAAAGCCAGTAATTGGAAGCTGGGGCAGGGGCGTCATGCCATTGCGCGACAAAGACACTACTGAAGCCATAATAGAAATGCGCGACATCGAAGACGGCTCGCATGACAGAATATACTATTTGCAAGAAATGATAGACAGGCCCCCACGCGACATTCGAGCTATCACAGTTGGCGACCAGGTAGTAGCAGCAATGTATCGCAAATCGCAAGGCGATTTTAAGACAAACATTGCACTAGGTGGAGACCCAGAATTATGTGAGATCACACCAGAAGTAGAAGACATTTGCCTCAAGGCTTCCAAAGCAGTCGGCGGCGGAATTCTAGGAATTGACTTGATGGAGGATAAAACTCGGGGCCTTGTATGTCATGAAGTGAACAACACCGTGGAATTCAAGGGACTAGCCAGAGTGGCAAAGAAAAACATCCCGCAGGAAATGGTAAAATTCGCAGTAAGTCAAATCAGAAAATAA